A genome region from Chiroxiphia lanceolata isolate bChiLan1 chromosome 5, bChiLan1.pri, whole genome shotgun sequence includes the following:
- the LOC116787076 gene encoding uncharacterized protein LOC116787076, with the protein MMSQMTRRPLQLKFGHLVWHAGSSQCVSTELLEDFPWFRQLGHPGGVLVAVEVVLEGKLHPGELGRFPSWGTSALFPLLAGPADDCGLSPSSCMIFAVAALAGHGRSAEESMGESTSAAGGGGLRQPPQAGPLKAAAGSKCPICLGDVKKPAYVAYCMHQFCFRCIQQWARGRDDCPVCRQPVEEVLHSVRGDDDYEVFVTGLPARLRRRTAMDRPRRRALQRRYNLRRRPTINPPAAGGSEPAGTESSQGQEAAAGPSNTPSQLAPAPSAPEEPTQLRAGEHAAAPDAPPDPHNSRV; encoded by the exons ATGATGTCACAAATGACTAGGCGTCCCTTGCAGCTTAAGTTTGGGCATTTAGTATGGCACGCTGGTAGCTCTCAGTGTGTAAGCACAGAGCTCTTGGAGGATTTTCCCTGGTTCAGGCAGCTAGGGCACCCAGGAGGTGTGCTCGTAGCAGTAGAGGTGGTCTTGGAGGGGAAACTTCACCCGGGGGAGCTGGGAAGGTTTCCTTCTTGGGGGACCTCGGCATTGTTTCCACTCCTCGCTGGGCCAGCCGACGACTGTGGCCTCTCTCCCTCGTCTTGCATGATATTCGCTGTTGCAGCGCTG GCAGGACATGGCAGGAGCGCTGAAGAAAGCATGGGGGAGAGCACCTCTGCTGCAGGGGGTGGTGGCCTGCGCCAGCCACCCCAGGCAGGGCCGCTGAAGGCAGCAGCCGGCTCCAAGTGCCCCATCTGCCTGGGAGACGTGAAAAAGCCAGCCTATGTGGCCTACTGCATGCACCAATTCTGCTTTAGGTGCATCCAGCAGTGGGCCAGGGGGAGGGACGACTGCCCCGTGTGCAGGCAGCCCGTGGAGGAGGTGCTGCACTCTGTGCGAGGGGACGATGACTACGAGGTGTTTGTGACCGGCCTGCCCGCCCGCCTGCGCAGGAGGACGGCCATGGACAGGCCTCGCCGCCGGGCCCTGCAGCGACGCTACAACCTGCGCAGGAGGCCCACCATCAACCCACCCGCGGCTGGTGGGAGTGAGCCTGCGGGGACTGAAAGCTCccaggggcaggaggcagctgcaggacCCTCCAacaccccatcccagctggcTCCCGCTCCCAGTGCTCCTGAGGAACCAACCCAGCTGAGGGCAGGCGAACATGCGGCTGCCCCTGATGCTCCTCCAGACCCGCACAACAGCAGAGTGTAG